The following are encoded in a window of Mycobacterium decipiens genomic DNA:
- a CDS encoding MarR family transcriptional regulator yields the protein MTDAASELALLIADIYEAAGVFRKSGETIAAAEGQTQARWQLLSVVSEEALSVPRAARRLGVSRQNVQRVANALIGDGLAEMRTNPDHRTSPLLALTDSGRQTLEGITTRAQAANGALGADLPPADIAVARTLLRRLIADVRQAGPPTGLDPSGV from the coding sequence GTGACAGATGCAGCTAGCGAACTGGCTCTGCTGATCGCCGACATCTACGAGGCCGCGGGCGTGTTCCGCAAATCGGGAGAGACGATTGCGGCCGCCGAAGGACAGACCCAGGCCCGCTGGCAGCTACTCAGTGTGGTGTCAGAGGAGGCACTCAGCGTGCCGCGAGCTGCCCGGCGGCTAGGTGTGTCCCGTCAGAACGTGCAACGCGTGGCCAATGCGTTGATCGGCGACGGCCTGGCCGAGATGCGAACCAACCCCGACCATCGCACCTCTCCCTTGTTGGCACTGACCGACTCCGGTCGCCAGACGCTGGAGGGGATCACCACGCGCGCGCAGGCCGCAAACGGGGCTCTCGGTGCGGATTTGCCGCCCGCAGATATCGCGGTGGCCCGCACCCTATTGCGACGCTTGATCGCCGACGTCCGGCAGGCTGGACCCCCGACCGGCCTTGATCCGTCAGGTGTTTGA
- a CDS encoding TIGR03086 family metal-binding protein: protein MPPDLRPGPDSAPTDELASAEAALGVLQQVLHTIAGDEKFTPTPCSEYNVKELTEHLLHSIMVLGGMVGAEFAIGEDTDSVEGLVIGVARPALDAWRRHGLEGDVPLGPGSMTAQVAVSVLSIEFLVHAWDFAAAVGCDVEVPDSLSDYVLGLARKIIKPDERSAAGFNDPVDVPADASALDRLIAFTGRNPAK, encoded by the coding sequence ATGCCGCCTGATTTGCGCCCCGGACCAGATTCCGCACCGACCGACGAGCTGGCGAGCGCCGAAGCAGCGTTGGGTGTGCTGCAGCAAGTTCTGCACACCATCGCCGGGGATGAGAAGTTCACGCCGACGCCTTGCTCGGAATACAACGTAAAGGAGCTCACCGAGCATCTGCTCCATTCGATCATGGTCCTTGGCGGCATGGTTGGCGCGGAGTTCGCCATCGGCGAGGACACCGACTCAGTAGAAGGCCTGGTGATCGGCGTGGCCCGGCCGGCCCTCGATGCCTGGCGCCGGCACGGTTTGGAGGGCGACGTGCCGCTGGGTCCCGGCTCGATGACCGCCCAGGTCGCAGTCTCCGTGCTTTCCATTGAATTCCTGGTGCACGCTTGGGATTTCGCCGCCGCGGTTGGATGCGACGTCGAAGTCCCGGATTCGCTGTCCGACTACGTGCTGGGTCTGGCCCGAAAGATCATCAAGCCGGACGAACGGAGCGCGGCCGGGTTCAATGACCCCGTCGACGTGCCCGCGGATGCCAGCGCGCTGGACCGGCTGATCGCGTTCACCGGCCGCAACCCGGCCAAGTAA
- a CDS encoding crotonase/enoyl-CoA hydratase family protein — protein MGETYESVTVETKDQVAQVTLIGPGKGNAMGPAFWSELPDVFQTLDADRDVRAIVITGSGKNFSYGLDVRAMGGTFAPLMAEGALARPRTDFHAEVLRMQKATNAVADCRTPTIASIHGWCIGGAVDLISAVDIRYASADAKFSVREVKLAIVADMGSLARLPLILNDGHLRELALTGRDIDAARAEKIGLVNDVYEDADKTLAAAHATAVEIAANPPLAVYGVKDVLDQQRTSAVSENLRYVAAWNAAFLPSKDLTEGISATFAKRPPQFTGE, from the coding sequence ATGGGCGAAACATACGAATCAGTCACCGTCGAAACCAAAGACCAGGTAGCGCAGGTGACGCTGATCGGACCGGGTAAGGGCAACGCGATGGGGCCCGCATTCTGGTCGGAGCTGCCTGACGTGTTCCAAACGCTGGACGCCGACCGCGATGTGCGGGCCATTGTCATCACTGGATCGGGTAAGAACTTCAGCTACGGCCTGGACGTTCGGGCGATGGGCGGGACGTTCGCCCCGCTGATGGCCGAGGGTGCCCTGGCCCGCCCGCGCACCGACTTCCACGCCGAGGTGCTGCGGATGCAGAAGGCGACTAACGCCGTCGCGGACTGCCGCACCCCGACCATCGCGTCGATACACGGTTGGTGTATCGGCGGCGCCGTCGATCTGATTTCCGCGGTCGACATTCGCTATGCCAGCGCCGACGCGAAGTTCTCGGTGCGGGAGGTCAAACTGGCGATTGTCGCCGACATGGGCAGCCTCGCGCGCCTTCCGCTGATCCTGAACGACGGCCACCTACGGGAGCTCGCGCTGACCGGCAGGGACATCGACGCAGCCCGCGCCGAGAAGATCGGCCTGGTCAACGATGTGTACGAAGACGCCGACAAGACGCTGGCCGCCGCACACGCGACCGCCGTCGAGATCGCCGCCAACCCACCTTTGGCGGTCTACGGCGTCAAGGACGTCCTCGACCAGCAACGCACTTCCGCCGTATCGGAGAACCTGCGCTATGTCGCCGCCTGGAACGCCGCGTTCCTGCCGTCCAAGGACCTCACCGAGGGCATCTCGGCAACGTTCGCCAAGCGCCCGCCCCAGTTCACCGGCGAGTAA
- the lipE gene encoding lipase LipE yields the protein MTPDGKIRVPADLDAVTAIGEEDHSEIGGAAVERIWHAARHWYRAGMHPAIQLCIRHHGRVVLNRAIGHGWGNSPTDEPDAEKVPVTTDTPFCVYSAAKAITATVVHMLVERGSFSLDDRVCEYLPSYTSHGKHRTTIRHVMTHSAGVPFPTGPRPDVTRADDHEYAQQKLGELRPFYRPGLVHIYHALTWGPLVREIVYAATGKDIREILATEILDPLGFRWTNYGVAKRDVPLVAPSHATGRPLPPVIAAIFRRAIGGTVHEIIPYTNTPLFLTTVVPSSNTVSTANELSRFMEILRRGGELDGVRVLSPETLRGAVAESRRLRPDFATGLVPLRWGTGFMLGSTRYGPFGRNAPAAFGHLGLVNIAVWADPERAISAGLISSGKPGRDPDARRHGALMDTIAAEIPRH from the coding sequence ATGACCCCAGACGGCAAGATCCGTGTCCCGGCCGACCTAGACGCCGTCACGGCGATTGGCGAAGAAGACCACTCCGAGATCGGCGGCGCAGCCGTCGAACGGATCTGGCACGCCGCACGCCATTGGTATCGAGCCGGCATGCATCCGGCGATCCAGTTGTGCATTCGACACCACGGGCGGGTCGTGCTCAACCGCGCGATCGGGCACGGCTGGGGTAACTCCCCGACCGATGAGCCCGATGCCGAAAAGGTTCCCGTGACGACCGACACGCCGTTCTGCGTGTACTCGGCGGCCAAGGCCATCACGGCGACCGTCGTACACATGCTCGTCGAGCGTGGATCCTTCTCGCTCGACGATCGCGTCTGTGAGTACCTGCCCTCCTACACCAGTCACGGCAAGCACCGCACCACGATCCGGCACGTGATGACCCACAGCGCGGGCGTCCCGTTCCCCACCGGACCCCGGCCGGACGTCACGCGTGCGGACGACCACGAGTACGCGCAACAAAAGCTCGGTGAGCTAAGGCCGTTCTACCGCCCGGGACTGGTACACATCTACCACGCGCTGACCTGGGGTCCACTGGTGCGTGAGATTGTCTATGCGGCCACCGGCAAGGACATTCGGGAGATCCTCGCCACCGAGATCCTCGACCCGCTCGGCTTCCGGTGGACCAACTACGGCGTCGCCAAGCGCGATGTGCCACTGGTCGCGCCCAGCCACGCCACCGGACGGCCACTACCACCGGTGATCGCAGCTATCTTCCGTCGGGCCATCGGCGGAACGGTGCACGAGATCATCCCCTATACGAACACCCCGCTCTTCCTCACCACCGTGGTCCCGTCGTCCAACACCGTGTCAACGGCCAACGAACTGTCCCGCTTCATGGAGATCCTGCGCCGCGGCGGTGAGCTCGATGGTGTGCGAGTGCTGAGCCCGGAAACGCTGCGCGGCGCGGTGGCGGAGTCTCGGCGGTTGCGACCGGATTTCGCGACCGGGTTGGTGCCCCTTCGCTGGGGCACCGGCTTCATGCTCGGGTCAACCAGATACGGACCGTTCGGCCGCAACGCGCCGGCAGCGTTCGGTCACCTCGGGTTGGTCAACATCGCGGTTTGGGCCGACCCCGAACGTGCCATCTCGGCCGGGTTGATCAGCAGCGGCAAACCCGGCAGGGATCCAGACGCCAGGCGCCACGGCGCCCTCATGGACACAATCGCGGCGGAGATCCCGCGACACTAA